Proteins encoded by one window of Candidatus Zixiibacteriota bacterium:
- a CDS encoding YajQ family cyclic di-GMP-binding protein translates to MAQSFSFDIVSKVDMSEVLNAVNQVTKEIQTRYDFKGSKSSITLNQEENHMIALADDEFKLRSVVDILQDKLIKRSVSLKAMTYKTVEEATQGMARQRIDIQSGIEKEKAKEIVKYIKETKIRVQAAIQDAQVRVSGQKKDDLQTIIAKLKEHDFGIHMQYVNFR, encoded by the coding sequence ATGGCTCAGTCGTTTTCATTTGATATTGTCTCAAAAGTGGACATGTCGGAAGTTCTTAATGCCGTCAATCAGGTCACAAAAGAGATACAGACCCGCTACGATTTCAAGGGTAGCAAAAGCTCGATTACCCTCAATCAGGAGGAAAATCATATGATTGCGCTGGCCGACGACGAATTCAAACTGCGAAGTGTGGTCGATATTCTGCAGGACAAACTTATCAAGCGGAGTGTATCCCTCAAAGCCATGACCTATAAGACGGTCGAGGAAGCAACCCAGGGGATGGCCCGTCAGCGGATTGATATCCAGTCGGGGATTGAAAAAGAAAAGGCTAAAGAGATTGTGAAATATATTAAAGAGACAAAAATTCGAGTCCAGGCCGCAATACAGGACGCGCAGGTCAGAGTTTCAGGACAGAAGAAAGACGACCTTCAGACCATAATCGCGAAGCTGAAGGAACATGATTTCGGCATCCATATGCAGTATGTCAACTTTCGATAA